From a region of the Salinispira pacifica genome:
- the ruvA gene encoding Holliday junction branch migration protein RuvA, whose protein sequence is MIYAIRGLPGPLQENTAVIEDRNGISWELEVSSRTRNDIHSLISSDDSGAGEIQLYTHLYHREDQMTLFGFSSIHEKQLFLLLNKVNGVGPRQSMKILSAVSPSEISRAIAGEDEGFLTSLPGIGLKGAKKIILTLKDQMLEFRTAGEADGEDIPTETPGVNTVVDDQLSQALVDMGFDKKSARVAVQRILKENPSLEQGEALRQAIIELS, encoded by the coding sequence ATGATATATGCAATCCGAGGGTTGCCGGGGCCACTCCAGGAGAACACGGCGGTCATCGAAGACCGGAACGGAATTTCCTGGGAACTTGAAGTGAGTTCCCGGACAAGAAACGATATTCATTCCCTTATCAGCAGTGATGATTCCGGCGCCGGGGAAATTCAGCTGTACACACATCTTTATCACCGTGAAGATCAAATGACTCTGTTCGGCTTTTCCAGCATTCATGAAAAGCAGCTGTTTCTACTTCTCAATAAGGTGAACGGAGTCGGTCCCCGCCAGAGTATGAAGATCCTTTCAGCAGTATCACCATCGGAAATCTCCCGGGCCATTGCGGGAGAGGATGAAGGTTTTCTCACCTCACTTCCGGGTATCGGATTGAAAGGGGCGAAAAAGATTATTCTTACCCTGAAGGATCAAATGCTGGAGTTCAGGACTGCAGGAGAAGCCGACGGGGAGGACATTCCCACCGAAACTCCTGGAGTCAACACAGTTGTTGACGATCAACTCAGTCAGGCTCTTGTTGATATGGGGTTTGACAAAAAATCCGCCAGAGTAGCAGTTCAGAGGATCCTGAAAGAGAATCCTTCATTGGAGCAGGGCGAAGCCCTGCGGCAGGCAATTATTGAGCTCAGCTAA
- the ruvC gene encoding crossover junction endodeoxyribonuclease RuvC, with the protein MPETILAGFDPGLASTGYGVISVQGSRVRQLEHGEIRTDSASPEQNRLLQIYEKCMAVLEHYAPSAAGIESIFFAKNVGSAIPVAHARGVILLACEMSGITAVSLSPPQIKQRISGVGRAEKSQVQHMVQLLLGMKEAPSSDHAADALAAAYALWQEQGFSGIIQS; encoded by the coding sequence ATGCCTGAAACAATTCTGGCTGGATTTGATCCCGGCCTTGCTTCCACGGGCTATGGAGTGATTTCAGTTCAGGGTTCCCGTGTCAGGCAGCTCGAACATGGTGAGATTCGTACAGACTCCGCATCGCCGGAGCAGAACAGACTGCTGCAAATTTATGAAAAATGCATGGCTGTTTTGGAACATTACGCTCCGTCGGCTGCAGGAATAGAGAGTATTTTTTTCGCCAAAAATGTAGGCTCTGCCATTCCGGTTGCTCATGCAAGAGGGGTAATTCTTCTGGCCTGTGAGATGTCAGGAATAACTGCAGTTTCTTTATCGCCCCCTCAAATCAAGCAGCGAATCAGCGGGGTGGGCAGAGCGGAAAAATCCCAGGTGCAGCATATGGTTCAACTGCTTTTAGGTATGAAGGAAGCCCCCTCAAGCGATCATGCGGCTGACGCCCTGGCAGCAGCGTATGCACTCTGGCAGGAACAGGGTTTTTCTGGAATAATACAATCATGA
- a CDS encoding YebC/PmpR family DNA-binding transcriptional regulator, whose translation MSGHSKWSTIKHKKGAADAKRGKLFTKLIKEISVAAKMGGGDIDTNPRLRTAVLKARSANMPKDNIERAIKKGLGELGGTEYFENVYEGYGPGGVAVMVETLTDNKNRTAADVRSIFSKAGGNLGENGCVSYMFNRKGVITFSPENHDEETIFEKALELGAEDMSSDSESIEIITAAEDYETILESLKEEGFTPDSSELTMIADANISLDEDGTRKVLKLLDTLDDNDDVQNVSSNLEIPEGFDPDA comes from the coding sequence ATGTCAGGTCATAGTAAATGGTCCACAATTAAACACAAAAAAGGCGCAGCTGATGCGAAACGGGGCAAGCTCTTTACAAAACTCATAAAAGAGATTTCCGTTGCCGCAAAAATGGGCGGCGGCGATATTGATACAAATCCAAGGCTTCGTACCGCGGTGCTGAAAGCCCGGAGTGCCAATATGCCCAAAGATAATATCGAGCGTGCCATCAAAAAAGGCCTGGGCGAACTCGGAGGCACGGAGTATTTTGAAAACGTATATGAGGGCTACGGACCCGGCGGAGTTGCGGTGATGGTTGAAACCCTCACAGACAATAAAAACCGAACCGCTGCGGATGTCCGGTCCATATTCAGCAAGGCCGGAGGCAACCTTGGTGAGAACGGATGTGTTTCCTATATGTTTAATCGAAAAGGCGTTATTACGTTCTCTCCGGAAAATCATGATGAGGAAACGATTTTTGAAAAGGCTCTGGAACTTGGAGCGGAGGATATGTCTTCAGATTCAGAAAGCATAGAGATCATCACCGCAGCTGAAGATTACGAGACGATTCTTGAAAGCCTGAAAGAAGAGGGCTTCACTCCCGATTCGTCGGAACTGACCATGATTGCAGACGCCAACATCAGTCTTGATGAGGATGGAACCAGGAAAGTACTGAAACTTCTGGATACCCTGGATGATAACGATGATGTTCAAAATGTAAGCTCAAACCTGGAGATTCCCGAGGGATTTGATCCGGATGCCTGA
- the lepB gene encoding signal peptidase I, producing the protein MRIVFSFLAILFSMFLFYEVLTSFFLDTAEAASSSMQPGIESGNNLIISKLPYGLMLPFTHVRLPDFDSPERGDIVVLQSPFSKDPYIPVLYDLLDFFHIRRLGIDSPFQHRRPWIIRRVIAVPGDRVYVNGSRAYVQLDGNGDYLEESLVQESTYSLTFPDETFNHPDSLNNYFTNSQSVPDEHVFLLPDNRKTAFGSPSWGPVHISAIRGKVIHLFGRKSAAE; encoded by the coding sequence ATGAGGATTGTGTTTTCCTTTCTGGCCATTCTGTTTTCCATGTTCCTGTTCTACGAGGTGCTCACCAGTTTTTTTCTGGATACGGCTGAAGCCGCAAGCAGCAGTATGCAGCCCGGGATTGAGTCCGGTAACAATTTGATAATTTCCAAGCTGCCCTATGGATTGATGTTACCTTTTACGCATGTGCGTCTTCCTGATTTCGATTCTCCCGAACGGGGTGATATTGTTGTTCTGCAATCACCATTCAGCAAAGATCCCTATATTCCGGTTTTATATGATTTGCTAGATTTTTTTCATATTCGGAGGCTGGGAATTGACAGCCCGTTCCAGCATAGGCGTCCATGGATTATCCGCCGGGTAATCGCAGTACCCGGAGACAGGGTTTATGTCAACGGATCGAGGGCATATGTCCAATTAGACGGCAATGGGGATTATCTTGAAGAAAGTCTGGTGCAAGAGAGTACATACAGCCTGACATTTCCAGACGAGACGTTTAATCACCCTGACAGCCTGAATAATTATTTTACCAACAGCCAATCCGTACCGGATGAACATGTCTTTCTGCTTCCGGATAACCGGAAAACTGCATTCGGATCTCCGTCATGGGGGCCGGTTCATATTTCAGCAATCCGCGGAAAAGTAATTCATCTTTTTGGCCGAAAATCTGCGGCTGAATAA
- the smpB gene encoding SsrA-binding protein SmpB: MAEGTKLLSKNRRAFHEYHILERYECGIMLAGTEVKSMKSGKYSFVDSYARIKNNELWLVGLHITPYDHGNIHNHEPVRDRKLLVNRDELTKLVRKTDEKGLTLVPLSFYLKGGLVKMELGVCRGKKLHDKRASIKEKDLKRQSEREMRGRI; this comes from the coding sequence ATGGCGGAAGGAACCAAACTTCTCAGCAAAAACCGGCGTGCGTTTCACGAGTATCACATATTAGAACGGTACGAATGCGGGATTATGCTGGCAGGTACAGAAGTAAAAAGCATGAAGTCTGGAAAATACAGTTTCGTGGACAGTTATGCCAGGATAAAAAATAATGAACTTTGGCTTGTGGGACTGCACATCACCCCGTATGACCACGGGAACATTCACAATCATGAGCCGGTACGTGACAGGAAGCTTCTGGTAAACAGAGACGAGTTGACCAAACTCGTTAGAAAAACTGATGAAAAAGGGTTAACCCTGGTTCCTCTGAGTTTCTACCTCAAAGGCGGCCTGGTAAAAATGGAGCTTGGCGTGTGCCGGGGTAAAAAACTTCACGATAAGCGGGCAAGCATTAAAGAAAAAGATTTAAAACGGCAGTCCGAACGAGAGATGCGAGGCCGTATTTAG
- a CDS encoding inositol monophosphatase family protein has translation MKNFPEPGELISYLEDAKAFARIGGNISSHYFGSQIDVHWKADDSPVTKADRESEQAMKKAILEKFPDHSVLGEEFGESGTADSPWQWVLDPIDGTKSFIHGIPLYTVLVSLTYKKEPVIGVVYNPQSNEMLAAGMGMGCWYNDSACRVSETSSLSEARLMTTDPGDLIRRSGNPGIELLKTSAISRTWADAYGYLLVATGRADVMLDPIMSLWDIACLYPIISEAGGEITDIRGKRGISDSAVASNGILHQEIMSVLGNNEYHQH, from the coding sequence GTGAAAAATTTTCCAGAACCCGGGGAACTCATTTCTTACCTGGAAGACGCAAAAGCATTTGCCCGTATCGGAGGCAACATCAGTTCTCATTACTTTGGCAGCCAGATTGATGTACATTGGAAGGCCGATGACAGTCCCGTTACCAAAGCGGACCGGGAAAGCGAACAAGCAATGAAAAAAGCCATTCTTGAAAAATTTCCCGACCACAGCGTTCTTGGAGAAGAATTCGGTGAAAGCGGCACTGCCGATTCACCATGGCAATGGGTTCTTGATCCGATTGACGGCACAAAAAGTTTCATCCACGGTATTCCCCTTTATACCGTTCTCGTTTCACTGACTTATAAAAAGGAACCTGTGATCGGCGTTGTTTACAACCCTCAAAGTAATGAAATGTTGGCGGCGGGAATGGGTATGGGGTGCTGGTATAACGATTCAGCATGCCGGGTCAGCGAAACATCAAGCCTGTCCGAAGCCCGGCTCATGACTACCGATCCCGGCGATCTTATAAGAAGGTCAGGCAACCCCGGGATTGAACTTTTAAAGACTTCGGCCATAAGCAGAACCTGGGCCGATGCCTATGGATATCTGCTCGTTGCCACCGGAAGAGCCGATGTAATGCTGGATCCCATTATGTCACTGTGGGACATAGCCTGTCTTTACCCCATAATCAGTGAAGCAGGTGGTGAAATTACGGATATACGGGGAAAACGGGGTATATCCGACAGTGCGGTTGCCAGCAACGGTATTCTCCATCAGGAAATTATGTCAGTATTAGGCAACAATGAGTATCATCAGCATTAA
- a CDS encoding DUF6320 domain-containing protein codes for MPYCVECGVELAASEPECPLCHTPVMKKNYQIDTEQDLYPVTKQAPQPPKPASNIMGLFTILFILAGIISITVDVAPDSSADWAGIVLLSLSFAWLILAFPLLFLRKSIGAALTADMVTTASYLFLLDIITGYSGWGILASSSILTVTAILVVPTILRGGKGLFAAVLDGLILASYLLIIQEGYSDSKWFVELGLPISLLTTAFLAAVFFTASSIRRRRYRLSSLILVYIGLFNMGIDVLVSRFLDIQLHVSRWSSIVLMSSLAAALIIYLIYRVPRVRHALKKRLHL; via the coding sequence ATGCCATATTGCGTGGAATGCGGAGTTGAACTGGCGGCTTCTGAACCGGAATGCCCCCTTTGCCATACGCCGGTAATGAAGAAGAACTATCAGATTGATACAGAGCAGGATTTATATCCTGTGACCAAACAGGCACCACAGCCACCCAAACCAGCATCCAATATTATGGGCCTGTTTACGATTCTGTTTATTCTTGCGGGAATTATCAGCATAACCGTGGATGTTGCCCCGGACAGCAGTGCAGACTGGGCAGGAATTGTGCTTCTATCTCTATCATTCGCATGGTTGATCCTGGCCTTTCCGCTTCTTTTTCTTCGAAAATCCATCGGTGCAGCACTGACAGCCGATATGGTTACAACCGCTTCATATCTATTTTTACTTGATATAATTACAGGATACTCCGGCTGGGGAATACTCGCTTCCTCTTCAATTCTGACTGTGACTGCAATACTGGTAGTGCCCACTATTCTCAGGGGAGGCAAAGGGCTGTTTGCAGCCGTCCTTGATGGACTGATCCTTGCGTCGTATCTGCTGATTATTCAAGAAGGGTACTCTGACAGTAAATGGTTTGTTGAGCTGGGACTGCCCATCTCGCTACTAACCACCGCATTTCTTGCCGCAGTGTTTTTCACTGCCAGCAGTATTCGGCGCCGCAGATATCGGCTTAGCTCTCTGATTCTGGTGTACATCGGGTTATTTAACATGGGAATTGATGTTCTTGTCAGCCGCTTCCTGGATATTCAACTTCATGTATCCCGTTGGTCATCCATTGTACTCATGTCGTCACTGGCAGCAGCATTGATTATCTACCTGATCTACCGAGTGCCAAGGGTTCGCCACGCCTTGAAGAAGCGTCTGCACTTGTGA